The window CGTGGTCGCGGACCTTCGAGATAAATTCGGCGTCGGAGTCAGCGTTGGCAACAGCGTCGGGTGTCTCGTCGCCCGCACGCTGGTCGGGGGGACAGACGCCATCGACGACGACACCGCCGACTGTCTCGTCGAGTACGTCGAAGACGGCGCTTCGCTCGCTCAGCGTCTCGGCGGATAGCCCGCGTCGTTCGATGCCGTCTCTGAGGAGAGCGGCATCCTCGCCAACGAGAAGGACGCGGGAATCGTTCATACAGGTACGATTTTCGGGGCCGATAAATATCTCACGCCCTCGATTGTCGGCGACGTCCCAGTCCACCGAGACGCGGACCGTCGGTTACATGCGTTCTCGAATAATCGTTCGTGATATGACCGACGAGTTCCCTGCCGACGCCGCGGCTATCGTCCAGCGGCACATCGAGGACGAACACGGCTATCTCTCGTGGCTCAATACGCGGGTCGATGCCATCGAGCGTGGCCGTATCGTGATGACCATCCCGTACGACGAGAAACTCACGAACACTGTCTCACCGCCGACCATCCACGGCGGTATCGCGGCGACGCTCATCGACACGGCAGGCGGCATCGCACTCCGAACCATGCTCGACAACCCACTCTCGGGAGGCGTCGCCACTATCAACCTCAACGTGAACTACCTCCGTCGCGCGTCGGGTGACCTCACCGCCGTCGCAGAGGTGGTTCGCGCGGGTGGGAGCGTCGGCGTCAGCACCATCACCGTCGTCAGTACCGACCCGAAGGACGACGCGGAAGTGGCGAGACGACAGTCGCCGTCGACCGACTGGGACGACGCCGTGGCCACCGGGCAGGGCGCGTATCGACTCTTCCGCGACTGAACTGTTCTCCCTCTCGCCTCACTCGAATTCGATTTCTCCGAGCGTCGTCGTCTCGCCGAACAACCAGTCTGCGTGGTCGACGGCGTACTCCTTGTGCGACTGTTCGATGTAACCGAGGGCGTCCGTGACGAGAATCGGTCGATAGTCGCGGAGCCCGGCGCTTCCGGCAGTGTGGAGGACACAGACGTTTGCGAGCGTGCCGCAGATGAGCAGGTCGTCGACGCCGTGGGAGTCGAGCCACCCCTCCAGTTGCGTCTGGTAGAACGCGTCGTAGGTGTGTTTCTCGACGACCAGGTCGCCGTCTCGCACGTCGAGCGCGTCGAGCAACTCGGCGTCCCACGTGCCCTCGACGACGTGTTCGCCCCAGCGGTCGAACTCGTCGTAGTAGTGAGCGTCGTCGAACTGCTCCGGTGGGTGCACGTCTCGCGTGTAGACGATGCGTGCGCCCGCTTCGCGGGCCGTCGAAACGAGGTCGGTGACGGCCTCGACGGCCGCGTCGCTCGCGGGCGAAAAGAGGCACCCGTCCGGGTGACAGAAGCCGTTTTGCATGTCGACGACGACGACTGCAGTCCGTGTCGGGTCGAGTGCCATACGTGGCCGTTGTGCCGGGACGACCAAAACAGTACGCGCGGTGTTCGGTCGTCTTCTGTCACCTCGGCCTCGCCACCGACCCGACGTAATCCGTCGGTTTCGCCGAACGTATCAGACAAGGTACTTCCCTCAGGAGGCTAAGAGTATGGTATGCGAACGACTGGCTACCGTGCCATCTTCGTCGCTGCTCTCTTGGTCCTCGCTGGGTGTGCTGCCCCCTCCGCGGCACCCGGTGCAACGAGTGGCGACACGTCTCCACCCGTGACGCCGGACCCCGACAGAGAAGGCTTCTCCGACCCCGACCGGGACGTCCTCGGGTGGGAGAACGGGTACTGGTACGACGAACCGATTGCAGTCGACCAGTCTGACGGCCTCAACGACTCCGAACTCGAAGCGTACGTGGCCCGTGGGATGGCGCGCGTCGAACACATCCGGGAACTCGAATTCCAAGAGTCGGTCCCCGTGAACGTCATCTCTCGTGACGACTACCGCGCCGACAACGCCAACCGCTCTGGGTCGCCGGACTCCGAGTTCAACCGCTGGAACGACCAGGTGTGGGAAGCGCTCTTCATCACCGGTGAGTCACAGGGCAGTGCAGACGCAATCTCGGAGACGACCGGAAGCGCCGTCCTCGGGTTCTACTCGCCGAGCGACGACGAAATCAAAATCGTCACCGACTCCACTGGCGCGCCGACCATCGACAACGCGACGCTGATTCACGAACTCGTCCACGCACTCCAAGACCAGCACTTCGACCTGACCGACGAGCGCTACCGCGGACAGACCCAAGACGGTGACCTCGCCATCGACGGTGTCGTCGAAGGCGACGCGAAACTCGTCGAACTCATGTACACAGACGAGTGCGAGTCCGGTGCGTGGGACTGCGTGGCCACGCCCGCCGCGGGTGGGTCCGGCGGGTCTGGCGGAAGCGGTGGTGGGCCGAACCTCGGCATCCTCCTCACTATCTTCCAACCGTACTCCGACGGCCCGGTCTACATGAACAGTATCTATCAGGAGGGTGGCTGGGACGCCGTCAACGACAAACTTCGCAACCCGCCCGTGTCGTCCGAACAGACTATCCACGTCACAGACGAGACGCCGACCCCCATCACGTTCGACGACGAGGGCACGAACGGGTGGACGACGTTCCCCAATCAGGGCGTCGAGGGGTCCGACACCGTCGGTGAGGCGTCTATCTACGCCATGTTCTGGTATCAGGCGCGGACGACCGGTGCCGAGACGGTGCGTCTCCAGACCATCGTCGAGACTGACCAGCAGTACGATACGTACAACTACGCCGCCGCGCCCTCTGACGGGTGGGGTAACGACCGGGTGTTCCCGTACAAGAACGACGCAGGGTCCGAGACTGAGTACGGGTACGTCTGGGTGACCCAGTGGGACTCCGACGGTGACGCCCGCGAGTTCCACGACGCGTATCTGAACATCCTCGACGCGAACGGCGCGACACAGCAAGCAGACGGCGTCTACGTCGTCGAGGACGGAGAGTTCAACGACGCCTTCCGCGTCGTCCGAAGCGGTGACCGAGTCGTCGTCGTCAACGGCCCGACGCCCGCCGACGTGGACGAGATTCGGCCGAGTCTCGCGTCCTGACGTTTCGACCAAACGCGTCCCGCCGTGACGCTTTTTCCTTCCTCTGTCCTTCACTCTCTATGAACCGGCCTCGCCTCGCCGCGCTCCTCTCGGCGCTTCTCCTCGTCGTCTCGGGGTGCGCCGCGCCCGTGATGAACCCCACAGCGACACCAGACGACGGTGCCGCGAGTGAGTGGACGTGGCCCGACGACCCGCCAACAGACCGACTCGGGTGGGAGAACGGGTACTGGTACAACGAGTCCATCGACGTGGACCAGTCTGACGGTCTGAACGCGACCGAACGCGAGGCGTTCGTCTCGCGAACGATGGCCCGCGTCGAAGTCATCCGCGAACTGGAGTTCACCGACCCCGTCCCCGTGGATGTCATCTCGCGCGCCGAGTACCGAAACGAGTCCGACATCGGCGACCCCCCCGAAAACGAGTCTGAGGCCCTTCACGCTGACTGGAACGACCAGGTCTGGGAGTCGCTCTTGTTGGTCGGCGAGGACCGGACTATCACCGAGGTGTTCGGTGACCTCTACGGCGGCGCAGTCCTCGGCTACTACTCTCCCTCGAAGGACCACATCGTTCTCATCAGTACCGACGGCGACCCGGTCATCGACCGGCGAACGCTCGCGCACGAACTCCACCACGCCTTGCAGGACCAGCACTTCGGCCTCGACGAGTCGCCGCCGACGCAGGACGAGCAACTCGCCGAGAACGGTCTGGTCGAAGGCGACGCGCGATACGTGGACCGACTGTACGAGGAGCGCTGTGCGGCGGAGTGGGAGTGCGTGGCCCGCCCGCCCGGTGCCGGGGCGTCCAGTGGGTCGTTCGACTACCCGGTCTTCTTGACTATCTACGCGCCGTACAGCGAGGGTCCAGAGTTCGTCACCGACCTGCGCGAACGCGGCGGATGGGAGGCAGTCGACGACGCCTACGCGAACCGGCCAGTCTCGACGGAACACATCTTCCACCCCGAGACGTACCCCGACGAACGACCAGTCGAGGTGACCATCGAAGACCGCTCGTCGGCCGAGTGGGCCAGATACGACCACGACCCGGTGGGCGACACCGTCGGCGAGGCGTCCATCTTCGCCATGTTCTGGAAACACGGTGCCATCGACAAGCAGAACCTTCAGCGTAACACGGGCAACTACTCGGCGTACAACTACTCTTCGGGCCCATCCGCCGGGTGGGCCGGTGACCTCGTCGTTCCGTACCGACCCGCCTCCGACGCCGACGCGACGGCGGACCCAGACCGCCGCGCCTACGTCTGGAAGACGGTCTGGGACACCGAAGAAGACGCACGGCAGTTCCAGACGGCGTACCTGACGTACACGCTCAAACTCCGCCTCGGGGCGACGTACGCCGCCGAAAACACCTACGTCGTCGAAGACGGTCCGTTCGCCGACGCGTATCGCGTGACGCGAGACGGCGACACGGTCACTATCGTGAACGCGCCGACTGTCGAGGAGTTGGACGCGGTCCACAGACGAGCATAGATTGAAGAAAAATCCTCTTCGACTGCTCGCTCCGATTATGCACCTTTTTCATCGGGCGCGCGGAATCGACGACCAATGACTGAGTTCGACATCGTCGGTCCCGAGGCCATCCGCGAAGGCGTCGCGACTGACGCCTACTTCGAGCGGACCGAGGCCACCCTCCGACACGCGGGCAAGAACCCTCGCGTCGTCGCCGAGGTGACAGCGGACCAGTTCCCCGACGGGGACTTCGAGGTGTTCGCCGGTGTGAAAGACGCCGCGGCACTCCTCGAAGGACACGACGTCGACGTGGACGCCATGTTCGAGGGCCAACTGTTCGACGGCGGCCCAGTGATGCGAATCGAGGGCGACTACCTCGAATTCGCTCGCCTCGAAACCTCACTCCTCGGATTCCTCTCGCACGCCTCCGGGTGCGCGACTGCCGCACTCGAAGCGCGCGTCGCCGCGCCAGACACCCCCGTCTTGTCCTTCGGCGCGCGCCACGTTCACCCGTCTATCGCCGCGATGGTCGAACGGAGTGCGCTCGTCGCGGGCCTCGACGGCTTTTCCCACGTCGCCGCGGGCGACATCCTCGGGAAGGAAGCGTCGGGGACGATGCCGCACGCACTTCTCATCGCCTTCGGGCGCGGAAATCAGGCGGACGCCTTCCGCGCCTTCGACGACGCGGTGCCGGAAGACGTGCCGCGTGTCGCACTCTGTGACACCTACGGCGACGAGACCGAGGAAGTCCTCCGCGCAGTCGAGACGCTCGGTGACGACCTCGACAGCGTCCGACTGGACACCACCTCGTCGCGCCGCGGCGACTTCCGCCACATCGTCCGCGAGGTCCGCTGGGAACTCGACGCACGAGGACACGAGGACGTTGGTATCTTCGTCAGTGGGGGCCTCGGCCCCGCCGAACTGCGGCACCTCCACGACGTGGTCGATGGATTCGGCGTCGGTGGGTACATCTCGAACGCCAACCCTGTCGACTTCGCACTCGACATCGTCGAAGTGAACGGCGAACCGGCGGCCAAGCGCGGCAAACTCTCCGGCGTCAAGCAAGTCTACCGCACGACCGACGGCGGACACCACGTCGGTCTGCGTGGCCGACCCGGCCCGACCGACGGCGAGTCACTGCTCGAACCGTTGATTCGTGACGGTGAAGTCGTCCGCGAGTTCGACCTCGACGCGGCGACCCGACGGACCCACGAAGACGCCGAGACAGTCGGATTCGGCGAGGAGTAGGTTCCTCACCCGAGAATATCTGTAATCTCTGCAGCGATGGCGGTTCCCCGTTCCTGATAGGTTTCACTTCCCGGTTCGTACCAGAACGGCAATCCCCCGACAGACCGACCCATCGCAATCAGTCGATAGAGGTCGCGGCCGGGCATCTCCGCCGAGAACGGAAGCGGGTCGTAGAGCGCTTCTTTGACGGCACTCGTGTCGGAGGTGAATCGCGTCAGGAGGTACTCTACGTTCACTGCCGCGAATTCGGCGGGTGCTAGCTTCGCCCGTTCGAGGTCGATAACGCCCGTTACCCCATTGAGTTGTTCGGGCGGAGTGCCATCGGGACTCAGCAAGTTCTGTGGGGAGAAATCCGTGATGACGACCGACTGGGCGGGCGTCTCCGGGAGGCGGTTGGCGTTCGCACGAAGATACCTCCTCACGTCAGGGACCACCGATTGGACCGCTTCGTGTGATGGTGGGTTCGAGTACAGTTGTGCGGCGTAGTCGAGGAACCACGAGCGACAGTCGTCGTACTCTCCCACCGCACATGGCCCCTCGTGGCGTCGTTCGTGGCTTCGAATGTATCCGTATCCCGCGGCAGCGTGGTCGGGGAGTGTCGCGGATGCGCCGATGACTTCTCCGAGGAGTCGAACCGCATCTGGGTCAGTGACGCGCGCTGTATCGAGGAACCCTGCGGCGAGTTCTTCACCCGGCAGAAACTCCATACCGATAGCCGGTGGTGTGGTCTCGTCGTCCAGTACGGCTCCGTACAGAGTCGGAACCGGAAGGTCAGTGTACGCGCCGAGCAGGCGGTATGCCGCGATGCCGGCGCGAAAGTGTGCCCGCGTCGAGTACGTCGCAAATTTCACGACCAATTTCGGTTCCGTCGAGTGGCGAGGAGTGACGAGGTACACCTCGTTGAACCCAGTAGAGACCGACTCGATGGTCCACGCGCCCGGCGGTGAATCGTCGCGTACGGGAATCGAATCGAGTTGTCGAAGGACGTGAACGACATCCGACGGGTCGGTCGTCGAATTCTCATTTTCCATACTGGGCTGACTCCGTGCGTGGGGATGGTCGATGCGTGCTGGCTGTCTTCGTCGTGTGGTTGTGTTGCTCGTGTGCCATCGTGGCGTATCGTATCGATGTCGCTGTTCGGTCAGCAATCGGTACAGAACGAGTCGGTCGGTTTCGACGGCCAGCGTCTGACTGCTATCTTACCAGCACATCAAACGTGAGCGGGTCCACCCGACGCTGTGGAGTCGTACACGCATCGGATTGACCACTCGGAACACGATTCAGTCTTAAAAAGCAACTGGTAAAAATGTGAGGGTGGAGACAGTACGCCTCACCAGCGCCGAGAAAACCGCACATGCACCGCTGTGTCTGCAAACGACGTGGCAATCAACTGTTGCGTAAAATTGCTCGGTGAACTTACAGCGCTTCGACGCTGCCGCCGTCGTCACGCTCGCGGAAGACCTGCCCTTCGAAGAGCGTAATCATGGTGTCGTCGTCCTGCCACGCCAGCGGCGAGAGGCCGGCCTTGCGGCAGGCGTTCGTGAGGAACTCTTCTTTCGACCAACCGAGCTCGAGTGGAAGCGTCGGGTACATCCACCCGTGGACGCCGCCGGCGTCGATGGCGACGCCGTGTTTCCCGAGTTCGATATCCGCGACAGGGTCGTTAGTCAGCGTATAACTGTTCACGATGCAGACGGAGATGTTGAGGTTCGGAAGTTCCGGTGCCTCGATTTCCGTCTGACAGGAGTCGCCGGACGATGCCTTGATGGCGGCGTCGACGATGGCGTGCCCCAGTTGGTCTTTGCCGCGATACGCCCCTGCACAGCCCCGAAGTCGACCACGCCCACGTGTCGACTTGATACGCACGAACGCCCCCGTTCGTGCGTAGAAGGCATCTCGCATGCTGCCCGGTTGTTCCCGTTGCCCGTGAAGAACGTACGATTCGACCGATTCCCGCGCCAGTTCGACCGCCCGCGCCCCATCCTCGTAGGTGAGGTGTACGGTCTGCGCCTCGGACATATTACTATTCAAGGCCTGTGGTGACTTCAACGCTTCCCTCGAATGTTAATCGATTGTTAGGTGGGTTAATGTCCACATAAGTACCCATATACGGGTCGTTCGACCGGACCAATCGAACCGCTTATCCGACGGACGCGGCTACAATACCTCGGCAGAGAGAGCCCAGTTCCCGTGCCCACTTCGGGCATGAGGAAAGTCCCCCCACCGTCTG is drawn from Haloferax litoreum and contains these coding sequences:
- a CDS encoding PaaI family thioesterase — translated: MTDEFPADAAAIVQRHIEDEHGYLSWLNTRVDAIERGRIVMTIPYDEKLTNTVSPPTIHGGIAATLIDTAGGIALRTMLDNPLSGGVATINLNVNYLRRASGDLTAVAEVVRAGGSVGVSTITVVSTDPKDDAEVARRQSPSTDWDDAVATGQGAYRLFRD
- a CDS encoding cysteine hydrolase family protein gives rise to the protein MALDPTRTAVVVVDMQNGFCHPDGCLFSPASDAAVEAVTDLVSTAREAGARIVYTRDVHPPEQFDDAHYYDEFDRWGEHVVEGTWDAELLDALDVRDGDLVVEKHTYDAFYQTQLEGWLDSHGVDDLLICGTLANVCVLHTAGSAGLRDYRPILVTDALGYIEQSHKEYAVDHADWLFGETTTLGEIEFE
- a CDS encoding Hvo_1808 family surface protein is translated as MRTTGYRAIFVAALLVLAGCAAPSAAPGATSGDTSPPVTPDPDREGFSDPDRDVLGWENGYWYDEPIAVDQSDGLNDSELEAYVARGMARVEHIRELEFQESVPVNVISRDDYRADNANRSGSPDSEFNRWNDQVWEALFITGESQGSADAISETTGSAVLGFYSPSDDEIKIVTDSTGAPTIDNATLIHELVHALQDQHFDLTDERYRGQTQDGDLAIDGVVEGDAKLVELMYTDECESGAWDCVATPAAGGSGGSGGSGGGPNLGILLTIFQPYSDGPVYMNSIYQEGGWDAVNDKLRNPPVSSEQTIHVTDETPTPITFDDEGTNGWTTFPNQGVEGSDTVGEASIYAMFWYQARTTGAETVRLQTIVETDQQYDTYNYAAAPSDGWGNDRVFPYKNDAGSETEYGYVWVTQWDSDGDAREFHDAYLNILDANGATQQADGVYVVEDGEFNDAFRVVRSGDRVVVVNGPTPADVDEIRPSLAS
- a CDS encoding Hvo_1808 family surface protein encodes the protein MNRPRLAALLSALLLVVSGCAAPVMNPTATPDDGAASEWTWPDDPPTDRLGWENGYWYNESIDVDQSDGLNATEREAFVSRTMARVEVIRELEFTDPVPVDVISRAEYRNESDIGDPPENESEALHADWNDQVWESLLLVGEDRTITEVFGDLYGGAVLGYYSPSKDHIVLISTDGDPVIDRRTLAHELHHALQDQHFGLDESPPTQDEQLAENGLVEGDARYVDRLYEERCAAEWECVARPPGAGASSGSFDYPVFLTIYAPYSEGPEFVTDLRERGGWEAVDDAYANRPVSTEHIFHPETYPDERPVEVTIEDRSSAEWARYDHDPVGDTVGEASIFAMFWKHGAIDKQNLQRNTGNYSAYNYSSGPSAGWAGDLVVPYRPASDADATADPDRRAYVWKTVWDTEEDARQFQTAYLTYTLKLRLGATYAAENTYVVEDGPFADAYRVTRDGDTVTIVNAPTVEELDAVHRRA
- a CDS encoding nicotinate phosphoribosyltransferase, with product MTEFDIVGPEAIREGVATDAYFERTEATLRHAGKNPRVVAEVTADQFPDGDFEVFAGVKDAAALLEGHDVDVDAMFEGQLFDGGPVMRIEGDYLEFARLETSLLGFLSHASGCATAALEARVAAPDTPVLSFGARHVHPSIAAMVERSALVAGLDGFSHVAAGDILGKEASGTMPHALLIAFGRGNQADAFRAFDDAVPEDVPRVALCDTYGDETEEVLRAVETLGDDLDSVRLDTTSSRRGDFRHIVREVRWELDARGHEDVGIFVSGGLGPAELRHLHDVVDGFGVGGYISNANPVDFALDIVEVNGEPAAKRGKLSGVKQVYRTTDGGHHVGLRGRPGPTDGESLLEPLIRDGEVVREFDLDAATRRTHEDAETVGFGEE
- a CDS encoding phosphotransferase family protein, which translates into the protein MENENSTTDPSDVVHVLRQLDSIPVRDDSPPGAWTIESVSTGFNEVYLVTPRHSTEPKLVVKFATYSTRAHFRAGIAAYRLLGAYTDLPVPTLYGAVLDDETTPPAIGMEFLPGEELAAGFLDTARVTDPDAVRLLGEVIGASATLPDHAAAGYGYIRSHERRHEGPCAVGEYDDCRSWFLDYAAQLYSNPPSHEAVQSVVPDVRRYLRANANRLPETPAQSVVITDFSPQNLLSPDGTPPEQLNGVTGVIDLERAKLAPAEFAAVNVEYLLTRFTSDTSAVKEALYDPLPFSAEMPGRDLYRLIAMGRSVGGLPFWYEPGSETYQERGTAIAAEITDILG
- a CDS encoding TIGR00296 family protein, which gives rise to MSEAQTVHLTYEDGARAVELARESVESYVLHGQREQPGSMRDAFYARTGAFVRIKSTRGRGRLRGCAGAYRGKDQLGHAIVDAAIKASSGDSCQTEIEAPELPNLNISVCIVNSYTLTNDPVADIELGKHGVAIDAGGVHGWMYPTLPLELGWSKEEFLTNACRKAGLSPLAWQDDDTMITLFEGQVFRERDDGGSVEAL